ATAATACAGATTGGCCGCTTCGCCATCCCCTACAAGCTGCCCAGCGAATAAAACGAATCAGTACAGATACACCCTGCGCCTCCATGATGCGAAATATCAGTCACAACGAAAGTGACATTTGTTACCTTTGATACGGTTAGTTCAGAGCTGCTTTCTGTACAGGAACGTTCATGGCCAAATCTGAAACCAAGCGCTATTACCCCACCCCAGCCCTCGAAAAGGGCCTCGACATTCTGGAACTCTTCGCCAACACCCCCGCCGGCCTTACCGTCAGCGAAGTCGCCAGAAGACTCAACCGCACCGTCTCCGAAATCTTCCGCATGCTGCTCTGCCTTGAACAGCGCGGCTATCTCGCGCAGTCGGCCAACAAGGACCGTTATCACCTGACACTCCGTCTCTTCCGCCTCGCGCAGGAGCATCCGCCCACCAAACGCCTCGTCACCGAAGCCATGCCTATCATGCATTCACTCGCGCACGAGATCCGCCAGTCGTGCCACCTCGGCGTGATCGACGGCGGAGACGTCGTTATCCTCGCGCAGGTCGATTCGCCCGAAGCGACCGGCTTCTACGTCAAGGTGGGTCGCAGGGTAGACCTGATGCATGCCGCAACCGGCCATGTCATCCTCGCTCACCTGACCGAGGACGCCTGCGCGCGCGCCGTTGAGGAGTGGAGCCGGGAAACAAAAAACAAAAAACCTGCCGATCTCGACGAGCATCTCGCCAAAATCCGCGCACGTGGATACGAGCGCCGCGCCAGCTATGAGATCAGCGGCGTCGTCAACATTACCTTCCCTGTCTTGAATGCGCAGGGAACCGCCGTGGCAGGCCTCACCATCCCCTACGTCAAGCGCATCGAAGATCCGCTCAGTATGACGGAGATCATCTCCGCGCTGAGCAAAGCAAGTCAACAAATGTCTGAAGCGCTCGGAGCGTTGCCCCCGCTCGTCAACCCTGAGCCTCCAAATCCACCCAAGAAGCCGCGCTCACACAAATCGCAAAAGCCTCAAGTTGCAAAGACTTAAACGCGCAAAAAATAAACCCCGCCGGAGTCCAGACTCGGCGGGGTTTCTGGAAGATACTCGTTACGCCTCGATACCCACTCCACCGCGCGGCTTGTTCTTGCGCACAAAGTCCGTATCCTGCTTCGGCTCCGACTCGCACTCAATCGCAATCGTCGTCACCGGCGAATCAGGCGCCTCCATCGGCAGCCCAACCAGGTGAACGCGGTACGGGTCCTGCGTAAACTTCACATCCTGCCCTGTCTTCATCAGCCGCGCAGACTTCACCTTCGTCTGCAAGCCAGAGATCGCCACATCCCCGCCCGGCCAGAAGTGAACGTGCATATAGAGCGTATTGCCGATGCGCGTAAAGCTCGCATAGGTCGACCGCCGCGGCTGGCACAGGTCAGAGTTCCGCACCGGGTCGGCGTTCGTCTCCATCCACTTCCCAACCTCGCTCAGCACACGCACCGACTCCTCTGGAATCGACCCGTCCCCTCTCGGCCCAATGTTCAGCAGATAGTTT
This is a stretch of genomic DNA from Edaphobacter acidisoli. It encodes these proteins:
- a CDS encoding IclR family transcriptional regulator yields the protein MAKSETKRYYPTPALEKGLDILELFANTPAGLTVSEVARRLNRTVSEIFRMLLCLEQRGYLAQSANKDRYHLTLRLFRLAQEHPPTKRLVTEAMPIMHSLAHEIRQSCHLGVIDGGDVVILAQVDSPEATGFYVKVGRRVDLMHAATGHVILAHLTEDACARAVEEWSRETKNKKPADLDEHLAKIRARGYERRASYEISGVVNITFPVLNAQGTAVAGLTIPYVKRIEDPLSMTEIISALSKASQQMSEALGALPPLVNPEPPNPPKKPRSHKSQKPQVAKT